The sequence below is a genomic window from Gossypium hirsutum isolate 1008001.06 chromosome A11, Gossypium_hirsutum_v2.1, whole genome shotgun sequence.
aaatgtgattgtatccttcccatgaagcaatgtggtagtaagatgatcatattcatcaggaagagaattcaacaacagtaatgccttgtcttcatcttcaaatttctcatccaaatttagcaagtctgctaaaattttattgaatgagttcacatggtcattcatcgacataccgggtgcatacgtgaatcgataaagtttcttcttcatataaagcctattttcaagactttttgttagaaacttttcttccagtgtatcccacaacttcttcgctgatgtctccctcatgacagagtacttctgctctttggccaaacataggcgaattgttccacatgcctgtctattgatcttggcccactccttgtcatccatcttgtcaggtttttcttcaagggctatatccagctcttgctgacataagacatccaggatctcacattgccacataccaaaattattggtaccatcaaatttctctacttcaaatttcgcattggtcacagtagtctttgacgatgacttttccattttttttctcctcaatcccaactacagtacgtgaacagtgccgtgaacgatcgtattccccaagtacgaatctagctctgatactaattgttgtgcggaagcgtgtaaaagagtaaaattattgtactaaaaaatcacactaagttcaattcccaggaaagagaggtggatcgcaaggatcgcttaagtaccaggtctttcctagccagaatatccctcaatcgtaatttaatagcacaataaatcactacaatcacacacacaattcatgcagaataatacaataaagaacacaataatttaacgaggttcagcaaattttgcctacgtcctcgggcactaccaaatatatttcactccaaaatacaagtgagaatttacaaagagagagagagaaaacaatgccttaagtagagaatggcaagtttgagatacagaatgagagatggttatgcctatttatagttgaggttcagggatcaacttgcaaagtcactttacaattagggaccatatattgcaaatatctcagattttattatgccaatatctcgatacccatatctttgactttccaatatttgatacccatatctttgactttccaatatttgatacccatatctttgattttccataaatatggataattcccaatactATTTCAACCTCAAGGCAACTTCAATTAACCAcattttttaaacatatattctATAAATTATCCAAATACTTTGATTTAAGATGGTTTTTAATGTTGGATTTTTCTTACTTTGTCTTAAATCACTATCACGTACACACTACGCCTTGAACTCGCAAAGTGAGTTGTGGAGTAAATGCCATAGCCAATAGGTCAAACATTGAGGTtcaaaacttttattaaaaatatatattattttatttaatatttaaaaaattatatattattattattaaaagataaaaagaaacaattttatattttaaatatttacatgtTAACGATGATATAACATAGATTAATAGAATTGAATCATACTGAATTGGGCTTGTGATTTAAATTTTGAAGcccaattttaattatattttaaagggatgtttttcttttttacgGACATAATAGTTTTGTTTAAGACTCTTGGATCTTTAAATTTAATCGAATTGTCGGATGCTTACAGTACATGTCCAATGAATAGAATTATCAATGAATTTTGATCAaagttctctctttttttaagtTGTGAGGGTTCGACTTTGACCCCTAAGACAACACTAATCTCTAATTGAATTACCAAATTATTGGATTATTGCATTCGGTGAAAACAATgatgtataaattttatttataaacctagaaaataacttgaaataataaaattgtaacTTTCAAAACTAACctctattaaatttaaataatatctttttaaattaatatctatttttatcaaacaatataattatttttaacgcttaaaattttaatttatcaaacaccaCTTAAGTCTTACtgcatgtcaattttttttaaaaactattatgggtttaaattacattttatatatataaaaatataaaaaatcttaaTAAGAATCTCTAGTTCACTTTTGatgcaaaattaaatttaataaaaaattatttggtaCTTTCAGAATAATAGAGGTCGatagagaaaggaaaagaaaaaaaaaaatccGATCGCAGTCACGTTATTGTCGTCCTTGTTCTTCTTCCCATCCTTCTAATAGTATTTAGTATCATCTCTTTCTCCCTCTCGCCACAGGCTCAGTCAAATTACACCTATCTTACCATTCCCTCAACCACTTTTCTGGGCACAATATTTTGCTTGTATTTTCTCACCTCAGCGATTTGATTACAGTATTTCTAATAGTTACCTAATAAGATTGTATTaaatgtatattaaaataaaatttctcccTGGATATATAGACATGATCATTAATTCAAAAAGGAATTTGTAAtcattaaaaatacataaataaataaataaatttggtgGAAATTTTGTACTGCTGCCATTTTCCTATTTCTGTATAACCAAGCAAACCTACCCTTTTAACATATCTAACCTactctttaatattaaaatgttgGCCTGCAACTATATATATAAACAGATATATATGTTTAGCAGGAGAGAAATAGGAAAATGACTCAACTTCAATTTGGTGGACATTAGCTGCTCCATGCCATAGAGATAAATAAAACCAAAGAATGTATATGCATGCCAGACATATTTTGATAACGTAGCTACCAACTTATGCATATCATTAATTCAAAACTTGGGATAATTCTAAGATTCTTCAATCATCAACCCCAGATTTTTCTCTACCCTCTACTTTCTGGGTTTACTTTATTACTAAAGTATTTTAAGGTGATCAAAGCAAAACTGTGATCAAGTTAACTTTTccaatacaaatatatttatatacttatCGGTTGAAATTAACGTAAATCgaagtggttaaaagatataagTGTTTCCCATGGAAAAAAGCTTGTACTCGAGGACAAATGCAAAGTACAAAAATACATTGTTTCCCCTCATAAAATATTTCTGCAGGAAGGTTCCTACATCTTTCGTCACCAGTGTCATAAGCAAGGCTTCATTATACCTATTTTATATATACACCACTTATGATTAATTTGATTGAGgctatttcactttttttttttaaatgaaaacattCATGAGCATGGACTAATGGATACGTCTAAATATAGCAGTATTAATTCTAGATGGAACATTCTTTTGGTgttaattataaaaacaaaatgcTTAACTTACATAATTAAGGGTTGATTTGCAGTATGAAGCTATAAATTTAACTTAGAAAAGGTTATAATTACTTTTgtaaatttttagtaaagaaatagGGATCCAAagttaattttgaaagttttatagGATAACGTATTTGACACACAAATATTAGTAATTGGCAAATTGTATTAACTATAGAGTTAGGCTTCAATGTTAATAGGTAAGAAATCAAAGATTATGGGGATGAAAGCAACAAGAGAGATTAAATAGgcagataaaaaaatatttaaggaaTGTGTTGTAAAGACGGATCTAACCAGCACAGCCGGCAATCAGAAAAGCGCTCAAAGCTAACATCTAAGAGACTTTTTCTCAGTAAATCTTGACACCCAATGCCTATGTCCTTTATTTGTCTCTTGTCTATCTCTTTCTTCTCACCTTTTCTTCCTTATAATACCCCCATCTTTGGGTTTCTCTGCACATTTAATCTATCTAtcaaattaatttcttaattccTAATTGACACTACTTTCCATGGAAACCAACCATCAGCATGAAGATTCCAAGAGCTCGAGCGAAGAAACCGATCGGTCGGAGCAAAGCAACGATGATGTGGGCAGTGGCCGGTCCTACGAGTGCGTATTTTGCAAGAGAGGGTTCACGACAGCACAAGCCTTGGGAGGGCATATGAATATTCACAGAAAAGATAGAGCCAAGAGCAGTAGGCCAAACTCAGTTCCTATAGTTTCGGGCAAACTGGATGATGAGAATTACGCAAGCCTTAGATCGTCTTCTTCATACCTGCCAATAATCCAAAGCTACCAGCCGCATTACGTAAGTTATCAAGCTTTTTTCCCAGCTTCATCAGGTTGGGGTTTCAGACCCCCACACACACCTCACGGGGACGAATTATTTGTGGACAATTCTTCACGGTATCTAAATCCGTTTAGAGAGGAGGATTGGCCTAGGAATCTTAACTTGCGAATCGGTCCATCCCATGTTGATGAAAACAAGAAGATTGATCATGGAAGTAGTCAAGATGATGAATTGGATTTGGAGCTTCGATTAGGTCATGATCCgtagtatatttttatataatgtttcaTAATAGCTAATACTAATAAATTAAGAAACCTCCTCTCTCTATATGTACAGTACAATAGTTGTGGATACTCTTTATGAAGTACTACTAGCTAGGAAGGATATATATGTTTGCTGATGTCGATGGTACAATACTACAACTACTACATGATCAAGTTGTTTCTTCCACATCGATAAATGTATGAATTTTGGCCTATTTTTATGGCGATTACGACCGAGAAGACACCAAGTAAGAAGAATA
It includes:
- the LOC107923363 gene encoding zinc finger protein 10 — its product is METNHQHEDSKSSSEETDRSEQSNDDVGSGRSYECVFCKRGFTTAQALGGHMNIHRKDRAKSSRPNSVPIVSGKLDDENYASLRSSSSYLPIIQSYQPHYVSYQAFFPASSGWGFRPPHTPHGDELFVDNSSRYLNPFREEDWPRNLNLRIGPSHVDENKKIDHGSSQDDELDLELRLGHDP